From a region of the Besnoitia besnoiti strain Bb-Ger1 chromosome I, whole genome shotgun sequence genome:
- a CDS encoding hypothetical protein (encoded by transcript BESB_000550) — protein MADKRVEASSARECQPDSASASQSHLESTDDFVVLDECEMARGYVVKFQRLCSRSELSVSIHERVSARLETRRHRLARRFSFVEREKRARERHEDYLRRRRVAARKFIERRQGVLQRVQKSEEERTRTLELRANRLDKRALEILEGVEDFEKTETEENGADALSLDSDPVALHQRRAEENLANRIEGIQANLQKKMQSAEERRLLMRAQERERLSKALQQVEKIQGKNKLEEEEKSLRLQSCVQEKLEEAEKRRKQLLEEESSRRKQKWEEKREVIAAREMEIEEKKKSLEERMELAMERKNKIIEETKLTIQKKITEVEEQVTRNRTEMERRLQELAEKMSRKQEKAEQLRVNNLMKKKKGFSPSSGARLTAASPASLADRLDIAAADNGIGALDAGVAVN, from the exons AAAGCCACCTTGAATCGACGGACGACTTTGTTGTCCTAGATGAATGTGAAATGGCTCGCGGCTACGTCGTGAAATTTCAG agactctgcagccgcagcgagctCTCGGTGAGCATCCACGAGCGAGTCTCCGCGAGActcgagacgcgcaggcacCGGCTGGCGCGTCGCTTTTCCTTCGTGGAACGCGagaaacgcgcgcgagaacgcCACGAGGACTacctccgcaggcgccgagtcGCTGCGAGAAAGTTCATTGAACG GCGTCAAGGCGTGCTTCAGCGGGTCCaaaagagcgaggaggaacgcACGCGAACTCTGGAGCTGCGCGCAAATCGACTGGACAAACGCGCGCTGGAGATCCTTGAGGGCGTCGAGGACTTCGAGAAGACCGAAACCGAGGAaaacggcgcagacgcactcTCCCTGGACTCCGACCCTGTGGCGCTCCACCAaagacgcgcagaagaaaaccTCGCAAATCGAATCGAAGGCATCCAG GCAAACCTGCAGAAGAAAATGCaaagcgcagaggagcggAGGCTGCTGATGCGTGCGCAAGAGAGGGAGCGTCTGTCtaaggcgctgcagcaagTCGAGAAGATCCAGGGCAAGAACAAactcgaagaagaagaaaagtcGCTGAGACTCCAG TCCTGCGTTCAAGAGAAGCTGGAAGAGGCCGAAaagcggcggaagcagctCCTGGAGGAAGAATCGTCACGCCGCAAGCAGAAGTGGGAGGAAAAGCGCGAGGTCATCGCGGCGCGTGAGATGGAGatcgaggagaagaagaag TCTCTCGAGGAGCGCATGGAGCTTGCAATGGAGAGGAAAAACAAAATTATCGAGGAGACCAAGCTCACGATTCAAAAGAAGATCACTGAGGTCGAGGAGCAAGTCACGAG AAACCGGACGGAGATGGAGAGGCGGCTTCAGGAGCTTGCAGAGAAGATGAGCCGCAAGCAAGAGAAAGCCGAGCAACTGCGCGTGAACAACctgatgaagaagaagaagggatTCAGCCCCTCCTCTGGGGCGCGCCTCActgcagcctcgcccgcgtcgctcgcggatCGGCTGGACATCGCGGCCGCGGATAACGGCATCGGCGCACTCGACGCCGGAGTCGCTGTGAACTAA